The window TTCAAGTGCGTATGAACCATCGAGATTTGGATCGGTAATTAAACCTTTCCAACCTACAACCGTACGAGGTTTCTCGAAGTAGGTTCTCATGACAACGAATAATTCATCTTTGTATTGATCTTGAATCTGGCTTAGACGTTCAGCGTAATCAAGTGCCGCATCTGTATCGTGAACAGAGCAAGGACCTACGATAACTAATAGGCGATTATCACGACCCGTTAGGATATCTTCGATTTGGCGGCGAGAATTCTTAATGCGCTCAGCAACGTCGTCAGTAATAGGGTGTGCATTGCCTAGTTCGGCAGGAGTTGGCATAGGACCCAGAGCTTGGGTTCTCAACTCATCAGTTTTTAATGGCATGTGATAGCTTTTTTATTCTATTGCGAAGTGGTTAAGATAACGGAATTGAACAGAGGAATAAACTCTCTTAAGTCAAAGTTATCTCTGTTATTGCTAATATTCTCATTTTTATAGGCAGGCCAACGTCAAATGGGGGATTTTCACTTGTATTAACAGGCAGCTATCGGTATTTTCGTTTGAACACAACATAAAAATGCTGGAGCAGCAATGACTCAAGAAAATCAAAGCACTTTGCACCCAGAACTTGTCTTAGGTGATGTGCTGCCTTCTTACAACGATAATAATAATTCCAACCACTTATACGTTTCATTGTCTGAATTGGTCATGGATCGTGTCTTCTATCATCCAAGTATTGAAAGTCATTTAGAAACACTGACTGATATCGAAAAAACCTCTTTAGATGCGATCCTTGGTGATAAAACAGTCGATGAACATTTTGTTTCAACCTTGGTTATTGCCATCCAAGCAGCCGTTCAGCCAAACCACGCTACTGTTCGTATTGCGTTAAGTAGTGCTGATAGCTATGGCTTCCGTTCGCTACTTGGTGGTAGCTGTGAAGCCGAAGAGATAAACCCGGCACTAGGTGTTCGTGGGGTTGCGCGTTATGCGACAGCCGAGTACAGCAAGGCTTTCGCTTTAGAGTGTCAGGTTATTAAAGCGCTGCGAGAGCAGGGTATTAACGTTGAAGTGGTTGTACCGTATGTACGAGCATTAAGCGATGCCGCTAAGATTATTGATTTGCTTGCAGAGCAAGGCTTACCACGTGGGCTTAATGGTTTGAAAGTACTGTTCTCGTGCGATGTGCCGTCTGCAGTGCTACTAAGCGAAAGGTTACTTCATTACTTCGATGGTGTTGTGGTAAACGTTGATAGCTTAGCGTCTTTCACTTTAGGTGTAGACAAGCACAATGAAGCTCAGCAACACGCTTTTGATCCTCAAAACGAGGCGGTTATTACCTTGTTGAGTATGATTGTTAAAGCAACACTGAACGCGAAGAAGCCCGTCCTGCTTGTGACTCAAGGCCTGGTGGACTACCCGCGCTTACAAGGGTTCATTGCGGATCTCGAAGGTGTAGAAACAGTTATCACTGCATAAACCAGCTTATTGTCTAGATAAATCAACTTGCTGTTTGAGTTTATCTAAGTCACTAAAGCTTTGAGAATAAGGGAGATATCATTATGCGATGATATCTCGTTTTTTTAACATTTTTTTGACATGTACATTGCAAATCGATTAACTGGTCTGATGACTCATTTGACTAGGTAACTCGAATGCTGACCCCTCTACAAAAAGCAAATTTCTACTTGAGCATGTTTGGCTTTTTCAAAGTGCCTCTAATCTGGCTATGTCGACCAAAACTGCTCGCGCTGGATAATCAACATGTTGAAGTAAAAATTCCTCTCAAAAGGCGAACTAAGAATCACCTCAACAGCATGTATTTTGGTGTACTAGCAGTAGGTGCTGATGTGGCGGGTGGCTTTCTTGCAATGAGTAAATCTCAGCAGCAAGGCGAAAAGATCTCGCTGGCATTTAAAGAGGTGACAGGTAATTTCTTGAAGCGTCCAGAAGGTGACGTACACTTCACTTGTAACGATGGTGAGTTGATCAACACTATGTTGGCAGAAACTATGTCTACTGGCGAGCGTGTGAATCAACCCGTGACGATTATCGCGACTTGTCCGTCTTTGCATGGCGACGAGCCAATGGCGGAGTTCACGTTAACGCTTTCTATTAAGAAAGTACCTTCGAGAAAGTAGCTCGGAAATATAAGGTTGGGCTGAATCTGAAGATCATAGTTCAACAGAAGGCAATCGTTGAACAAGTGGAAGAGCGGTATGTGAATCTAGTATCCATATACCGTACCGCATATCCTAACAACGTTATGATTCTTGAGTGATTTGCTCGATATCAACGATCTTTGAACGATTCATGACGATTTTCCAGCGGTAATAGGTAGGTTCATCGTCGTGATTGTTCTCTTTAATGATCAGGTTGAGCAGGTGGCGTTTTTCTACTGATTCTCGGCTTACTTGCCCTTCATTCATGCGATATACGTTATTTGAACCCTTGTCCATTAAGCGTGTTAGCGCTCTGAGGCTGATCGATACGGTTTCACGAGTCTCTTCGTAACCACTCATGAATGTCGATGTCGACATTTCTGTATGCGAACGATAGTGTAGAATTTGCTCTTCACGTTGAACAACACGTTTCTTGCGTATTGATTGAATACGGTCTGCTAACTTAGAAAAATTTGCGTAGTCCAACCATTCAAGCTTATGGCCGACAGATTTATTGGTTGTTGGATCAAAGTAGCGGCGTTTCCATTTAGGTTTGCCTTTACGAAGCCAGCGCCAAAGGATATCTCTCAAGTCATCTTTGAATATCTCGCGTAACGCATAGATAAATGACATCGATACGATGAAAGATGCGGTGATCTCTCCCAGAAAGTCGCGAGCTAATATAACGGTTGTGGTAACCACCACCATGACTAAGCCTGTGGCGATACCTTTAACGGCTCTCTTCACGTTCTTACCCATTGATGTCGTTTTTTCTTTGAGGACGATAGGGTGTTCGATCAAACGTCGTAACAGTCGCATCTTGTTGCTCAAACGTGTTACGTCTTCTCGTACCTTCGCTGAGTTATACCGATTAAGTTTTCGATGGGCGGTCTCTTTTTCACAAAGCGTCAAGAGTCGCTCTTTTATCGTCGAGTATTCACTGCCACGTGGCATATGTGATACCAAAGATAAGAATTTTTGCTCCGTGTACCAAGAAAGGTAATTATCAATATTGGCATAATAGCGCTTTAGGTTTTCTTCATAAGGAATACTACGACGAAGCTTCTTGAGGATATCCAAAGCCAGTTCGATGACTTCATCGACATCATCAGCCGTTACGTCGTCACTATCTGTCTTATTCAAGCTGCTCACGGCTTTATCTAAAGCAATCACGTATTGATAGGCGAACAAACTCAAACTCACACGATACTGTGTCGTCGATAAGCGTCCGCGTTTTGCCAAGCGGCTGTGTACCAATGGTAATAGTGTCTTATCACTGTAGTAAGCGCGCTTTTGAGTAATTGAACTGTAGAAGAAGGCACTTTCAGAAAGTACTTCAGGAGTCAGTCCGAGTTCACCGGGAATGAATAGATAAACGTCCATATCGAGCTTTTTAGTCTTCGCCATCGCATGGTTAATTTTAAGTGTTATCGCATCTTGTTTATCAACGGTGATCAACGATGTCTCCTAGAATGTAAAAATATGAATGAAACTAGCGAAAGCATATCAGAGATCACGTATAATCACCGCCAAATTTAAAGTAGAGACAATCTTGATGATTAATATTGGTCAAATAAACAACCTAGAAGTAGTAAAACAAGCAGACTTCGGTGTATTCCTTGACGCGAGCGACTATGGAACCGTGTTGCTGCCGAAACGATTTACTCCTGAAGGTGTTGAAATTGGTCAAAAGCTAGATGTTTTCTTATACATTGATTCTGACAACCAGATCGCTGCCACAACTGAAAAACCAATCGCTCAAGTAGGGCAGTTTGGCTTGATGACGGTTGAAGGTGTTAACAGCACTGGTGCATTCATGAGCTGGGGCGTAAAAGGTAAGGACCTTCTTGTTCCTTTCAGCGAGCAGCGCGGTCGTTTAAACGAAGGCCAGTCAATCTTAGTATATGTGTATATCGATAAAGCATCGAGCCGTATCGTTGGTACAACGAAGTTCAACAAATGGTTAGACAACACGCCTGCGACTTATAAGCAAAATGAGCAAGTTGATCTCATTATCGCTGAGCGCAGCCAACTTGGTTACAAAGCGATCGTGAACGGTGAACACTGGGGTATGATTTTCCCATCAGACATCATCGGTAAGCTGTTCATTGGTAAGACACTAAAAGGCTACATTAAAAACGTTCGTGAAGAAGACGGTAAGATTGATTTGTCTCTTCAGAAAATTGGTGTTGCTAAGATGGATGACCTAAGCACTAAGGTTCTGGATCTTCTTGAGAAGAAGGGCGGTTACCTGCCTTTGAATGATAAGTCTTCTCCTGAAGCGATTTTCTCTGCATTCAGAACCAGTAAAGGTACGTTCAAGAAGACAATTGGTGGTTTGTACAAATCTGGCAAGATCACTATCGACAAAGAAGGTATCAGCTTAGTTAAATAAGCGTTCTTTTCGGTCAAAAAAAAGCCCAAACCTTCCTGTTTGGGCTTAGGGGAAAGGGCTCCGAAGAGCCTACGCTAATCGTTTAAATCTTTTGACTATTAGGTTGAAGTCTAGTTTAGATTCCCTAAAGTGCGATTTTTCTTATTTGAAATAGTGACTTGAATTGATATTTGTATAATTAGTTGTTGATTTACAAGCGCTCGCACATTGAGTTACATGACCGGTAGAAAAAAACCAAACAATTAACATTGTTTGGTTTTTTGTTTGTGCACTTCTTTAAGCCGTTAAATTGTTAAGCACAAAAGCTATTTAGAATAGGTTTTTATCGCGCACGAGTTCGCGTGGTAAACCGTTCTTCACTCGGTTGCCAACCCACTTACCAAGGCCGATGATTGCACCATTGTACTTCACTAGTACTTCACCTTTGCCTGACAAGCCTTCAGGGCGAACATCGCGTCCCATAAACCATTCACGAGCATCTTCAATGCTAAGGTCTACAATGTTGGCTTCATTGCCTGTAGCGAGCGTTGTCGCGACTTGGTGCTGCCAGCGGTAACCTTTTTTATGAGTTTCAGCGATCTTGATGCCCATGCGAGAGAAACGGAACTCACCGATCATTGGTTCTAGCGCTTCCGGGAATAGCCAAACGTCTTTATCACGAATCCAAACTTGAGTATCACTTGGCAGTTCGATATCGAGTGCGCCCAGCAGTTGTTCAGCGACTTCTTGTTGAGCTTTCTTTGACGCTTTTTCAAATGGGAATTTACCCATACGCTTTTTAACTTCTGGTGGTGTAACAGACGCTAGTTTACGGATGCGTGCAACAAAGAAACCTTCCGAATCATACACTTGTGGGAAGATGTGTAGAAAGCCTTCTTCTGTCGTGGTTGCTTTAGCATTGTCGAATAATGATTCAAGAGATTCGAATTCTACCGCATCACCAAAGGTCTCTTTTAGGTGATGACACACTTGTTGGTTCTCTTCCGTGCTTAACGTACAGGTTGAGTAAACCAGAACGCCGTTAGGTTTGAGAGCATGAAAAGCACTTTCAATCAGATCTTTTTGAGTGTCAGCAATATCGACTACAGATTGATACGTCCAGTTCTTCATCGCATCTGCGTCTTTGCGTATCGTACCTTCACCAGAGCAGGGCGCGTCTAGCAGCACAGCATCAAACTGTTCTGGTAACCACCCACCGAAAACTCGACCATCAAAGTTACTGAGTGCGGCATTACGAACGCCACAACGTTCGATGTTGGCATGAAGAACTTTCACGCGGCTTGCGGCGTATTCATTGGCAACCAATACGCCGCGATTATTCATTAGCGCCGCGATTTGCGTTGTTTTAGAACCGGGTGCAGCCGCAGTGTCTAATACGGCTTGGTAGTCAGTCTCACCTTGGAAAAGTGCTGACGGTGGCATCATAGAACTGGCTTCTTGGATATAGAAAAGGCCAGACATGTGTTCTGCCGTATTACCTAGTGGCGCTTCACTTTCATCAGCTGTAATCCAAAACCCCGTTTCGCACCAAGGTACAGGTTCCAGTTCCCAGCCTTTCTCTTTTGCTCGTACTAAGAAGTCTTCAACACTGATTTTCAATGTGTTGACTCGAATACTTTTACGAAGTGGTTTTTGGCATGACGCGACAAAAGAAGCCATATCTAGATGACTAGGCATGATTGATTCGATGTGCGTTAGGAATTCTTCAGGAATATATACGTTAGCGTGCAAAAGAGTGTCTCGATTTATTGCATTAATGCGGGGGAGTTTAAAGCAAAATGAAGCCGTCCTAAACCATATTTATAGCAAACAACAAAAATGCAGCCGAATGGCTGCATTTTGATGATGAATTATTCTTCGTTAAGCTGCATTAATTTGCATGGAGCTGCTGAGGATTCAGTCTATGGGCGAGGAATTGCGGTTCTCCATGATTTCCACTCATCTTCGGCTTTAGGATAGAGATAGAAAGACTGATCTTCGTTTGCCACTGGCTGAAGTTCATTGGTCGGTGGCGTTGAGAATGTAATACCACCTCTTAACAAGCTGTCTATCGTTCCAGCTTTGATGTTTGCACCAGATAGACCGATAGAGACATCGACACCTGATACGTTCCAAAACACGGTGTTTGCGCGGATCAGATACGCGTAGTCAGGTTCGATTTGAATCGTAGAGATGATTCGGTCAGCAAACTCGCCTAGTTGAACATCGATAACACTACCGATTTCTAATTCTCGGAATAGGATCGGTGTGCCTTCTGATACCGAGCCTCGCGTTTCGCTTTGTAGCTGGAATATCTTGCCTTCAGGCTGCACTGGCCCTTTGCTAAGCTTAAATTTCGTATTTCTGTCACCATTGCCCGGATCTACGTTGATGTGCTTAGAGAGCAGTGCAGAGACGTTTTTGATGCCATTAAGGCCGATTTCAGGTTCTGCTAACCAGAAGTGACTCTTCGCAACGGCAATCTTGTCTACGTACTCAGGTAAAATACGCGCAGTAATTTCAATGCCGCCTTTATTGAAGTTAGGAATCACCAAGGTAACCTCACCAACAGTGACGCCTTGATATTTGATAGGCATGCCTTTGCTGACTTCTTGATCGCCAGAAGAGGTAATCGTAATCGCACGACCAAATTTTCGCGCGGATTTCGAATCTTTGTAAAGCTTCCACACGTCACCAAGTTTGTTGTCTATTCCTGGAAGAGAGTCAAAAGCAATACCGCCTTGAATAAGTGTTTTAACGGGGGCCGCTTTAATACTGATACCCGATAGCGACGCATCAATCTCAACGCCTGAGCGGTTCCAGAAAACAGTATGTTCATTGAGTAAGTGTGTGTAACGATTTTCGATCGTGACTTTGATTCTCACGCCACCATCGACAAGCTGAAAATCAGAAATGCTACCCACTTGTAGGTTGCGGTAAAGTAGAGGACTTCCTTTAGAAATTGAAGGTAGCTCGCTCGCAAACAACGAAAGT is drawn from Vibrio sp. SNU_ST1 and contains these coding sequences:
- a CDS encoding putative PEP-binding protein, whose translation is MTQENQSTLHPELVLGDVLPSYNDNNNSNHLYVSLSELVMDRVFYHPSIESHLETLTDIEKTSLDAILGDKTVDEHFVSTLVIAIQAAVQPNHATVRIALSSADSYGFRSLLGGSCEAEEINPALGVRGVARYATAEYSKAFALECQVIKALREQGINVEVVVPYVRALSDAAKIIDLLAEQGLPRGLNGLKVLFSCDVPSAVLLSERLLHYFDGVVVNVDSLASFTLGVDKHNEAQQHAFDPQNEAVITLLSMIVKATLNAKKPVLLVTQGLVDYPRLQGFIADLEGVETVITA
- a CDS encoding PaaI family thioesterase; the protein is MLTPLQKANFYLSMFGFFKVPLIWLCRPKLLALDNQHVEVKIPLKRRTKNHLNSMYFGVLAVGADVAGGFLAMSKSQQQGEKISLAFKEVTGNFLKRPEGDVHFTCNDGELINTMLAETMSTGERVNQPVTIIATCPSLHGDEPMAEFTLTLSIKKVPSRK
- a CDS encoding S1 RNA-binding domain-containing protein, which produces MKLAKAYQRSRIITAKFKVETILMINIGQINNLEVVKQADFGVFLDASDYGTVLLPKRFTPEGVEIGQKLDVFLYIDSDNQIAATTEKPIAQVGQFGLMTVEGVNSTGAFMSWGVKGKDLLVPFSEQRGRLNEGQSILVYVYIDKASSRIVGTTKFNKWLDNTPATYKQNEQVDLIIAERSQLGYKAIVNGEHWGMIFPSDIIGKLFIGKTLKGYIKNVREEDGKIDLSLQKIGVAKMDDLSTKVLDLLEKKGGYLPLNDKSSPEAIFSAFRTSKGTFKKTIGGLYKSGKITIDKEGISLVK
- the rsmF gene encoding 16S rRNA (cytosine(1407)-C(5))-methyltransferase RsmF, producing MHANVYIPEEFLTHIESIMPSHLDMASFVASCQKPLRKSIRVNTLKISVEDFLVRAKEKGWELEPVPWCETGFWITADESEAPLGNTAEHMSGLFYIQEASSMMPPSALFQGETDYQAVLDTAAAPGSKTTQIAALMNNRGVLVANEYAASRVKVLHANIERCGVRNAALSNFDGRVFGGWLPEQFDAVLLDAPCSGEGTIRKDADAMKNWTYQSVVDIADTQKDLIESAFHALKPNGVLVYSTCTLSTEENQQVCHHLKETFGDAVEFESLESLFDNAKATTTEEGFLHIFPQVYDSEGFFVARIRKLASVTPPEVKKRMGKFPFEKASKKAQQEVAEQLLGALDIELPSDTQVWIRDKDVWLFPEALEPMIGEFRFSRMGIKIAETHKKGYRWQHQVATTLATGNEANIVDLSIEDAREWFMGRDVRPEGLSGKGEVLVKYNGAIIGLGKWVGNRVKNGLPRELVRDKNLF